In Nicotiana tabacum cultivar K326 chromosome 11, ASM71507v2, whole genome shotgun sequence, a single window of DNA contains:
- the LOC142165857 gene encoding uncharacterized protein LOC142165857: MRIFQLHREIATISQGMDSVSMYFTKLKELRAMVPSTNSKEYTDHLQLQKLLQLLSRLNDSYAQARRQILMKSVEPTLNQAYALVVEDESQRNTSGTSHTGLNSIAERNDITTLWSLVARGGSMYKNKRNFNIYCEFCKIKGHSKENYYQLIGYPADFKGRRNQYKELLVVIKLLLVINTKGQMMQIMEAPLRLEEIVI, encoded by the coding sequence ATGAGGATTTTTCAGCTACATAGAGAAATTGCCACGATTTCTCAAGGAATGGATTCAGTATCCATGTATTTTACAAAACTGAAGGAACTACGGGCGATGGTACCTTCAACAAATTCGAAGGAGTACACAGATCACCTTCAGTTGCAGAAGTTGCTACAATTATTAAGTAGACTGAATGATTCCTATGCTCAAGCTAGAAGACAGATCTTGATGAAATCAGTAGAACCTACCTTGAATCAGGCATATGCTCTTGTTGTTGAAGATGAAAGCCAAAGGAATACATCAGGAACATCACATACTGGACTGAATTCAATAGCTGAAAGGAACGACATCACAACATTATGGAGTTTAGTTGCTAGAGGAGGCTCAATGTATAAGAACAAAAGGAACTTCAACATATATTGTGAGTTTTGCAAGATTAAGGGACATAGCAAAGAAAATTATTATCAACTTATTGGTTACCCAGCTGACTTCAAAGGTAGAAGAAACCAATACAAGGAGCTGCTGGTGGTCATCAAGCTACTGCTGGTCATCAACACCAAAGGGCAAATGATGCAGATTATGGAAGCTCCTCTCAGGCTGGAGGAAATTGTAATATAG